DNA from Lentibacillus amyloliquefaciens:
CCGCATTAAAGAACAAAACATTATTCATGATTGACGCTTCCCTTATTTCTGATTTGTTTTCCACTATCACAACAGAATCAGCTTAAAATAATATAAAAACTTACAAATAAACTAAATCCCCCGGAAAGGTAAAGAAGAATGGCAATAGCCTTTCGCTCTTCCTGCATTTCTGTCATCCCCATGACCAAAAGCATCAGTCCCAAAAGCAATTGTGTATAGGGCAAACTCCCGTATTCACCGGTGATTAAACTATAACCTGATAGAAGAAC
Protein-coding regions in this window:
- a CDS encoding DUF3953 domain-containing protein — encoded protein: MMKAIKFILAVTVVLLSGYSLITGEYGSLPYTQLLLGLMLLVMGMTEMQEERKAIAILLYLSGGFSLFVSFYIILS